From the Rhodanobacter soli genome, one window contains:
- a CDS encoding efflux RND transporter permease subunit: protein MNISGTFIRRPIGTSLLAMGLFVAGMICYALLGVAALPNMQFPAIFVQASQAGADASTMASTVAAPLERHLGQVPGIETMRSSSSEGRTFVFMMFRNGTDLDSAARDVQAAINSAAPDLPTGLNGAPSYQKANPNDDPIIALALTSATQSAADLYNLSDTLLAQRLRQLPGVSSVEIAGAATPAIRVDVNLRALNAMGLSPDQLRNALSAANVTSPEGFLSDGKTTMSVSATTQLHSADEFAQLVVASHNGTPVRLADVANVYAGQQDAYQAAWFHGKPAVLMYVYKKADANVIATVDLVKNQLPLLREYLQPGTVLTPFFDGTPTIRASLHEVQATLLISLAMVILVMALFLRRLAPTLIAAVAVPLSLAGAFVVMYILGYTLNNLTLLALVIAIGFVVDDAIVVIENIIRHIDGGMSRMQATLAGAREIGFTIVSITASLIAVFIPLLFAGGVTGMFMHEFAVTLVAAIVVSALVSLTLTPALCGRFLNGHAAKEKAQPSRLARTLDGFHAGMLRVYTRALNFSLRHALLFSLTPLVLIVVTFYLFGVVKTGLFPAQDTGLIWGRASSSATVSFAESRQRLERLTTMLMADPDVATVGSRLGSSRQGTSGSFNIDLKTRAEGREDDTFAVLARLSAKAANYPDLNLRLRPVQDLPSGGGGTSQGAQYQVSLQGNDLASLQEWLPKLQAELKKNPKLMDVGTDVDEAGLRQNIVIDRDKAARLGVSIGSIDGALYDAFGQRQVSTIYSDINQYQVVVNALPEQTATPEALNRIYVRSSSGQMIPITAFARQEPGLAPSQITHENQYTTMDLSFNLAPDVSMGEAMAIIQSTVKNMRMPGDIRVQMGNDFRRFQQSQSGMGWLILAAVLTVYIVLGMLYENLVHPITILSTLPAAGVGALLALWLTGTELSVVAQIALVLLIGIVKKNAIMMIDFALVAEREHGKPPLEAAREACIVRFRPIMMTTMVAILAALPIAIGLGEGSELRRPLGIALIGGLLISQSLTLLSTPALYVIFSCLAERRKAWWARRQGRKAMLAGSGIG from the coding sequence ATGAACATCTCCGGCACCTTCATCCGCCGCCCGATCGGCACTTCGCTGCTGGCGATGGGCCTGTTCGTGGCCGGCATGATCTGCTACGCCCTGCTCGGCGTGGCGGCGTTGCCGAACATGCAGTTCCCGGCGATCTTCGTGCAGGCCAGCCAGGCCGGCGCGGACGCCAGCACGATGGCGTCCACCGTGGCCGCACCGCTGGAACGGCACCTGGGCCAGGTGCCCGGCATCGAGACGATGCGCTCGTCCAGCTCCGAGGGCCGCACCTTCGTCTTCATGATGTTCCGCAACGGCACCGACCTGGATTCCGCCGCGCGCGACGTGCAGGCGGCGATCAACTCGGCCGCACCGGACCTGCCCACCGGCCTCAACGGCGCGCCCAGCTACCAGAAGGCGAACCCGAACGACGACCCGATCATCGCGCTGGCGCTGACTTCGGCCACGCAATCGGCGGCCGACCTGTACAACCTGTCCGACACCTTGCTGGCGCAGCGGCTGCGCCAGTTGCCGGGGGTGTCGTCGGTGGAGATCGCGGGTGCGGCCACGCCGGCGATCCGCGTCGACGTGAACCTGCGCGCGCTGAACGCGATGGGCCTGTCGCCGGACCAGCTGCGCAACGCGCTGAGCGCGGCCAACGTGACTTCGCCGGAGGGCTTCCTGTCCGACGGCAAGACCACCATGTCGGTCAGCGCCACCACCCAATTGCACAGCGCGGACGAGTTCGCCCAGCTGGTGGTCGCCAGCCACAACGGCACGCCGGTGCGGCTGGCCGACGTGGCGAACGTCTATGCCGGCCAGCAGGACGCGTACCAGGCTGCATGGTTCCACGGCAAGCCGGCCGTGCTGATGTACGTGTACAAGAAGGCCGACGCGAACGTCATCGCCACCGTCGACCTGGTCAAGAACCAGTTGCCGTTGCTGCGCGAGTACCTGCAACCCGGCACGGTGCTGACCCCGTTCTTCGACGGCACGCCGACCATCCGCGCCTCGCTGCACGAGGTGCAGGCCACGTTGCTGATCTCGCTGGCGATGGTGATCCTGGTGATGGCGCTGTTCCTGCGCCGGCTCGCGCCCACGCTGATCGCCGCGGTGGCGGTGCCGCTGTCGCTGGCCGGCGCGTTCGTGGTGATGTACATCCTCGGCTACACGCTGAACAACCTCACCCTGCTGGCGCTGGTGATCGCGATCGGATTCGTGGTGGACGATGCGATCGTGGTGATCGAGAACATCATCCGCCACATCGACGGCGGCATGTCGCGTATGCAGGCGACCTTGGCTGGCGCGCGCGAGATCGGCTTCACCATCGTCTCGATCACCGCCTCGCTGATCGCCGTGTTCATCCCGCTGCTGTTTGCCGGCGGCGTCACCGGCATGTTCATGCACGAGTTCGCGGTGACCCTGGTGGCGGCGATCGTGGTCTCCGCGCTGGTCTCGCTGACGCTGACGCCGGCGCTGTGCGGGCGCTTCCTCAATGGGCATGCCGCGAAGGAAAAGGCGCAGCCGTCGCGGCTCGCCCGCACGCTGGACGGTTTCCACGCCGGCATGCTGCGCGTGTACACCCGTGCGCTGAACTTCTCGCTGCGCCACGCGCTGCTGTTCTCGCTGACGCCGCTGGTGCTGATCGTGGTCACGTTCTACCTGTTCGGCGTGGTCAAGACCGGCCTGTTCCCGGCGCAGGACACCGGCCTGATCTGGGGCCGCGCCAGTTCCAGCGCCACCGTCTCGTTCGCCGAAAGCAGGCAGCGGCTGGAACGGCTCACCACGATGCTGATGGCCGATCCCGACGTCGCCACCGTGGGCTCGCGCCTGGGCAGCAGCCGGCAAGGCACCAGCGGCTCGTTCAACATCGACCTGAAGACCCGCGCCGAAGGCCGCGAGGACGACACCTTCGCGGTGCTCGCGCGGCTCAGCGCGAAGGCCGCGAACTATCCCGACCTCAACCTGCGCCTGCGCCCGGTGCAGGACCTGCCCAGCGGCGGTGGCGGCACCAGCCAGGGCGCGCAATACCAGGTGTCGCTGCAGGGCAACGACCTGGCCAGCCTGCAGGAGTGGCTGCCTAAACTGCAGGCCGAGTTGAAGAAAAATCCCAAGCTGATGGATGTGGGCACCGACGTCGACGAGGCCGGCCTGCGCCAGAACATCGTGATCGACCGCGACAAGGCCGCCCGGCTCGGCGTGTCGATCGGCAGCATCGATGGCGCGCTGTACGACGCCTTCGGCCAGCGCCAGGTGTCCACCATCTATTCGGACATCAACCAGTACCAGGTGGTGGTCAACGCGCTGCCTGAACAGACCGCCACGCCGGAGGCGCTCAACCGCATCTACGTGCGCTCCAGCAGTGGCCAGATGATCCCGATCACCGCGTTCGCGCGGCAGGAGCCGGGGCTGGCGCCGTCGCAGATCACCCACGAAAACCAGTACACCACGATGGACTTGAGCTTCAACCTCGCGCCCGACGTGAGCATGGGCGAGGCGATGGCGATCATCCAGTCCACCGTGAAGAACATGCGCATGCCCGGCGACATCCGGGTGCAGATGGGCAACGACTTCCGCCGCTTCCAGCAGTCGCAGAGCGGCATGGGCTGGCTGATCCTGGCCGCCGTGCTCACCGTCTACATCGTGCTCGGCATGCTGTACGAGAACCTGGTCCATCCGATCACCATCCTGTCCACCCTGCCGGCCGCCGGCGTGGGCGCGCTGCTGGCGCTGTGGCTGACCGGCACCGAGCTGTCGGTGGTGGCGCAGATCGCGCTGGTGCTGTTGATAGGCATCGTCAAGAAAAACGCGATCATGATGATCGACTTCGCCCTGGTCGCCGAACGCGAACACGGCAAGCCGCCACTGGAAGCCGCACGCGAAGCGTGCATCGTGCGCTTTCGCCCGATCATGATGACCACCATGGTCGCCATCCTCGCCGCCCTGCCGATCGCGATCGGCCTCGGCGAAGGCAGCGAACTGCGCCGCCCGCTCGGTATCGCCCTGATCGGCGGCCTGCTGATCTCGCAAAGCCTCACCCTGCTCAGCACCCCGGCGCTGTACGTCATTTTCTCGTGCCTCGCCGAGCGGCGGAAAGCGTGGTGGGCACGGCGGCAAGGGCGCAAGGCGATGCTGGCCGGGTCCGGCATCGGCTGA
- a CDS encoding LysM peptidoglycan-binding domain-containing protein, translating into MGNETSKPDFSDVQGGVKSTAPDAPPKADFSDVQSQVSSTADAATTYAVVAGDNLSKIAKHFYGNANEWKRIFDANRDQLTDPDRIRPGQMLKIPAQS; encoded by the coding sequence ATGGGCAACGAAACCAGCAAACCGGATTTTTCCGATGTGCAGGGCGGGGTGAAGTCCACCGCGCCGGATGCACCGCCCAAGGCGGATTTCAGTGACGTGCAGTCGCAGGTCAGCTCGACTGCCGACGCGGCCACCACCTATGCCGTGGTGGCAGGCGACAACCTGTCGAAGATCGCCAAGCACTTCTATGGCAATGCGAATGAATGGAAGCGGATTTTCGACGCAAACCGCGACCAGCTGACCGATCCGGATCGGATCCGGCCCGGCCAGATGTTGAAGATTCCCGCCCAGTCCTGA